CATGCCACGATTATGACACTGCTCTATCATCCACTGCAACGGATCCCAATAAGGAGAAGGAGCCTTTCCCTGCACCCCCGTAAGAAACTTGCTCCAAGGCTCTAAATCACTCTTATACAGAGCATCACACTCAGCACGAACCTGAAAGATTATCGCATTCACGCCATCCTTCTGCAGTTCATCAAGCTGTCTGGTAAGCATCGCCTGGATCTGCTGCGTACTCTTGCCCAGATACTGTCCGTTAACACACTGTATCCAGGCTCCACGAAACTCTCGTTTGTTCTGAGCCTTCATTGTTGCCGACGACATCAGCATCAGAGCAACAACGAGCATCAAAATCGCTTTCAGTCTTTTCATCTGTTATCTGTTATTTATCAATTTCATTTTTTCCTTTTCATTCTACAGTTTGTTCTTCATCCCTCAGCTTCGGGAGTGAAATATGGTATCTTACAGCCAGCAATCGGATGGCGCAGACCACACTGAAAGCTACAATCACCGTAATATAGAGGCTCACACCCAGATAGCTCAATCCCCAATAAGCTAAACCACCGGCGACACAAGCCATCGCATAAATCTCCTTTCGGAAGATGATCGGCTCTTCATTAAGAAGCACATCGCGGATAACACCGCCTGCAGCACCCGTGATACAGCCCATGATGATGGCTACCCAAAAGGAGAAACCACATTCGAGCGACTTCTGGATGCCCGCAATATTGAAAAGCGCCAAGCCCAAGGTATCAAACAGAAACCAGGTATTGTCAAGACGCTTGAGATAGCGGTGGCAAGCAATCACTACCAACTGCGCAAACAGCGTACAAATCAGGTAGATAGGGCTCAACATCCAAAACGGACGCACACCAAGCATCACATCTCGTATGGTTCCACCACCTATGGCTACAGCCACACCACAAACAAAACCGCCCAGCCAATCATAGTGCTTACTTGCAGCCAGACGAATGCCCGAAAGGGCAAAAGCAAATGTTCCGATGAATTCTATCACGCTATGAAGCGTGAGCACGAATTCAGGATCGCCATGTATCATCATTTTCTCGTATCAGTTAGTGTTCTAAATATCAATTTCTAATTATCCATATATCTATTCTAAATCACTAATTCTTGAATCTTTCTCCCCAGCAGGTAACCATCCAGTTGTAGAGGCGCTCCTCGGAAGGCGAATGCTGCGCATGCCAGAAGCGGGCATCCTTCAGTTCGTCTGGCAGATACTGCTGCTCTGTGAAATGTCCAGGATAATCGTGGGGATACTTATATCCGTCATGATAGCCCAAATCTTTCATCAGTTTGGTAGGAGCATTGCGGATGTGCAGCGGAACAGGCAGATTACCCGTTTGCCGTACAGTAGCCAGCGCATCATTAATGCCCAGATAAGCACTGTTGCTCTTCGGACTCGTGGCCAGATAAACCACAGCCTCAGCAAGGGCGATACGCGCTTCGGGCCACCCTATCTTCATCACCGTATCGAAGGCAGCATTGGCAAGCAGGAGTGCATTCGGATTGGCAAGTCCCACATCCTCAGAGGCACTGATCACAACCCTACGGGCTATAAACTGCGGGTCTTCTCCTCCTTCTATCATCCTCGCCATCCAATAAAGCGCAGCATCGGGATCGCTTCCGCGAATACTCTTGATAAAGGCTGAGATAATATCATAATGCATTTCACCCTGTTTATCGTAAGCCAGCGGATTCTGCTGCAACTGCTCTTCTACCATCTTGTCGGTAATCACAATCTCTGAAGATCCGGCAGATTCTACCACCAGTTCCAGAATATTGAGCAGTTTGCGGGCATCTCCACCACTATATCTCAGCAGCGCGCCCGTCTCTTCCAACTTAATATTCTTTTCTCTGAGTTCTACATCCTGCGTAATGGCACGATGCAGGAGTCCTTCAAGATCAGCCTTTTCGAGCGGTTTGAGCACATAGAGCTGACACCTGGACAACAGCGGACGAATCACCTCGAATGAAGGATTCTCGGTGGTAGCACCTATCAGCGTAACAATACCCTTCTCTACCGCACCCAAAAGCGAATCCTGCTGACTCTTGGAGAAACGGTGAATCTCATCAATAAACAATATAGGAGAAGCCGAATTAAAGAATCTACCACTTTTTGCTCTTTCTATCACCTCGCGGACATCCTTTACGCCACTGGTCACCGCAGAGAGGGTGAAGAACGGCACCTTGATGGTTTGTGCCACGATTTGAGCAAGGGTAGTCTTGCCCACTCCAGGGGGTCCCCAGAGGATAAAAGAGGATATGCGCCCTGCGTCAATCATCTTGCGCAGCACGGCCCCCTCACCTACCAAATGCTGCTGTCCTACATAGTCAGCAAGCGTGTGAGGTCTCATTCTTTCAGCTAACGGTTCACTCATAGTACGTGCAAA
This Segatella copri DSM 18205 DNA region includes the following protein-coding sequences:
- a CDS encoding replication-associated recombination protein A, giving the protein MSEPLAERMRPHTLADYVGQQHLVGEGAVLRKMIDAGRISSFILWGPPGVGKTTLAQIVAQTIKVPFFTLSAVTSGVKDVREVIERAKSGRFFNSASPILFIDEIHRFSKSQQDSLLGAVEKGIVTLIGATTENPSFEVIRPLLSRCQLYVLKPLEKADLEGLLHRAITQDVELREKNIKLEETGALLRYSGGDARKLLNILELVVESAGSSEIVITDKMVEEQLQQNPLAYDKQGEMHYDIISAFIKSIRGSDPDAALYWMARMIEGGEDPQFIARRVVISASEDVGLANPNALLLANAAFDTVMKIGWPEARIALAEAVVYLATSPKSNSAYLGINDALATVRQTGNLPVPLHIRNAPTKLMKDLGYHDGYKYPHDYPGHFTEQQYLPDELKDARFWHAQHSPSEERLYNWMVTCWGERFKN
- a CDS encoding trimeric intracellular cation channel family protein, whose amino-acid sequence is MIHGDPEFVLTLHSVIEFIGTFAFALSGIRLAASKHYDWLGGFVCGVAVAIGGGTIRDVMLGVRPFWMLSPIYLICTLFAQLVVIACHRYLKRLDNTWFLFDTLGLALFNIAGIQKSLECGFSFWVAIIMGCITGAAGGVIRDVLLNEEPIIFRKEIYAMACVAGGLAYWGLSYLGVSLYITVIVAFSVVCAIRLLAVRYHISLPKLRDEEQTVE